One genomic window of Bradyrhizobium sp. CCGE-LA001 includes the following:
- a CDS encoding carbohydrate kinase family protein — translation MLITSGDALIDFVPTRNADGRDAVMPAVGGSCLNVAIGMARLGAPTGFVGGISTDLFGRMIADHAAASKVDLSLATRGDHQTTLAFVRIVAGESHYAFYDAETATREWTYRRGTIPLGGIEALHVGSTTLVNDRGAAETTALIADARASSTISFDPNCRPNLVKDKPAYLARMAAFAAIADLIKMSDVDFTYLFGDEPYQQRATRLLGQGASLVVITRGNDGAMAWHAGAGQIEVASPKVEVADTIGAGDSFQAALLYALHKQGRIARQALKDIGADELRRALSFAANCAGLTCTRPGADPPWSYEVTWSL, via the coding sequence ATGCTGATAACGAGCGGCGATGCGCTGATCGACTTCGTGCCGACGCGAAACGCCGACGGCCGCGACGCGGTGATGCCGGCGGTCGGCGGCTCCTGTCTCAACGTCGCGATCGGCATGGCGCGGCTGGGTGCGCCGACGGGCTTCGTCGGCGGCATCTCGACCGATCTGTTCGGGCGCATGATCGCGGATCACGCCGCGGCCTCCAAGGTCGACCTCAGTCTCGCTACCCGCGGCGATCATCAGACCACGCTCGCCTTCGTCCGCATCGTTGCGGGCGAGTCGCATTATGCCTTCTACGATGCCGAGACCGCGACGCGGGAATGGACCTATCGGCGCGGAACAATTCCGCTCGGCGGTATCGAGGCGCTGCATGTCGGCTCCACCACGCTGGTCAACGACCGGGGCGCGGCGGAGACGACAGCGCTGATCGCGGATGCGCGGGCATCGTCGACGATCTCCTTCGATCCGAACTGTCGCCCCAACCTCGTCAAGGATAAGCCGGCCTATCTCGCGCGCATGGCCGCGTTTGCCGCGATTGCCGATCTCATCAAGATGTCTGACGTCGATTTTACCTATCTGTTCGGCGACGAGCCATATCAGCAGCGGGCGACTAGGCTGCTCGGGCAGGGCGCGAGCCTCGTCGTCATCACCCGCGGCAACGATGGCGCGATGGCCTGGCACGCGGGAGCAGGGCAGATCGAGGTCGCCTCGCCCAAGGTCGAGGTGGCCGACACGATCGGGGCCGGCGACAGCTTTCAGGCCGCGCTGTTGTACGCCCTGCACAAGCAGGGTCGCATCGCCCGGCAAGCCCTGAAGGACATCGGTGCCGACGAACTCCGTCGCGCGCTGTCCTTCGCCGCCAATTGCGCCGGCCTCACATGCACTCGTCCGGGCGCCGATCCGCCCTGGAGCTATGAGGTGACTTGGAGCTTGTAG
- a CDS encoding LysR family transcriptional regulator, whose translation MDLRRLRYFVAVAEARSIGKAAERLRMAQPPLSVQIRKLEAEIGAPLFLRGTRGIDLTEAGQALLARASEALALAADGAEAARAVASGRRGRLSVGYMFVLANAMLPRLIPELRRAVPGVDLGFAELSASTREARVLDRSVTVALCMPAINHPEIQVARIGSQPFMLAIPIRSPLARLSSVPMARLQGRPLIALPHPDHGPASSAVVPLLRRHQVVMPIASRVETVHSAMSLVLAGEGLAILPACAQLGAPRGVVFRPLRDVTDSLDIAVCWRRDSQSPLIGTFLKCAEKAVARM comes from the coding sequence ATGGATCTTCGCCGGCTCCGCTATTTCGTCGCCGTCGCCGAGGCGCGCAGCATCGGCAAAGCCGCCGAGCGGCTCCGGATGGCGCAGCCGCCGCTTTCGGTTCAGATCCGCAAGCTCGAAGCAGAGATCGGCGCGCCGCTCTTCCTCCGCGGGACTCGCGGCATCGATCTGACGGAGGCGGGTCAGGCGCTGTTGGCGCGCGCAAGCGAAGCGCTCGCCCTTGCGGCCGACGGCGCCGAGGCCGCGCGCGCCGTTGCTTCGGGGCGGCGCGGCCGGCTATCGGTGGGTTACATGTTCGTGCTGGCGAATGCGATGCTGCCGCGGCTGATCCCCGAGCTGCGCCGCGCGGTTCCCGGCGTCGACCTCGGCTTCGCCGAGCTCAGCGCCTCGACGCGGGAGGCTCGGGTGCTCGATCGCAGCGTCACGGTCGCGCTGTGCATGCCCGCAATCAACCATCCCGAAATCCAGGTGGCACGGATCGGTTCGCAGCCTTTCATGCTGGCCATACCGATCCGCTCCCCACTCGCCCGTCTGAGCTCCGTGCCAATGGCCCGGCTGCAGGGCCGTCCACTGATCGCGCTCCCGCATCCGGACCATGGGCCCGCCTCCTCCGCAGTCGTCCCCTTGTTGCGTCGGCACCAGGTCGTGATGCCGATCGCCAGCAGGGTGGAGACCGTGCATTCGGCGATGAGCCTGGTTCTGGCCGGCGAGGGCCTCGCCATCCTGCCGGCCTGCGCGCAGCTCGGCGCACCACGCGGCGTCGTGTTCAGGCCTCTGCGTGACGTCACCGACTCCCTCGACATCGCCGTCTGCTGGCGGCGGGACTCGCAGAGCCCGCTGATCGGGACCTTCCTGAAATGCGCCGAGAAGGCCGTCGCGCGGATGTGA
- a CDS encoding amidase: protein MNGDPCLLSATELRGLIAGKRISPVEIVRAVLARAEALQPELNCFITLCGDEAIAAAREAERKMMAGEPLGLLHGIPVTVKDIVNTKGVKTTFGAVPYKDNVPNEDTVAVARLRSEGAILIGKTTTPEFGSKCLTDSPLFGRTRNAWSAERSSGGSSGGAAVAVASGIAPLAIATDGGGSTRIPAACNGVVGLKQSNGVIPHSQAMDAFGNQTYVTPTTRTVADTALMIQAMAGEDACDPWSIGVPVPDFIGTAAPRGDLRGQKILHCLTPPGRPVSADVAASFKASLDLLAGLGAELEEFSGDGFDIEPIWRAINHTVWRTRFAKLATEHRDELSEAFLKQLALATEVSGIDYQEAMFARTALFRRVQSLLARGHLLAMPTLTRTALPIEQDLFGRIEIDGEHFDSVRPHWFPWTMPFNMTGHPAVSLPCGFGRDGLPIGLQLVGRFRGDAELLRVSALFEASSDLLSRRPA from the coding sequence ATGAACGGCGATCCCTGTCTCTTGTCCGCAACCGAGCTGCGCGGCCTCATCGCCGGAAAGCGGATTTCGCCAGTCGAGATCGTTCGTGCCGTGCTCGCGCGGGCGGAGGCACTCCAGCCCGAGCTGAACTGCTTTATCACGCTGTGCGGTGACGAGGCGATCGCGGCGGCGCGCGAAGCCGAGCGCAAAATGATGGCCGGCGAGCCGCTCGGCCTGCTGCACGGCATCCCCGTCACCGTCAAGGACATCGTCAACACAAAGGGCGTCAAGACCACTTTCGGCGCGGTTCCCTACAAGGACAATGTGCCGAACGAGGATACCGTGGCGGTGGCGCGGCTGCGCAGCGAGGGCGCGATCCTGATCGGCAAGACCACGACGCCGGAGTTCGGCAGCAAGTGCCTGACGGACTCGCCCTTGTTCGGCCGCACCCGCAACGCGTGGAGTGCGGAACGTTCCTCCGGCGGCTCCAGCGGCGGTGCGGCGGTGGCCGTTGCGAGCGGCATCGCGCCGCTTGCGATCGCGACCGACGGCGGCGGCTCCACGCGAATTCCCGCCGCCTGCAACGGCGTGGTGGGCTTGAAGCAGAGCAACGGCGTGATCCCGCACAGCCAGGCGATGGACGCGTTCGGCAACCAGACCTATGTCACCCCGACCACGCGCACCGTCGCCGACACCGCGCTGATGATCCAGGCGATGGCCGGCGAGGATGCCTGCGATCCCTGGTCCATTGGCGTCCCCGTGCCCGACTTCATCGGCACCGCCGCCCCGCGCGGCGATCTGCGCGGGCAGAAGATCCTGCACTGCCTGACGCCGCCCGGTCGTCCGGTGTCGGCGGATGTCGCTGCCAGCTTCAAGGCGAGCCTCGACCTTCTGGCGGGGCTCGGCGCCGAGCTCGAGGAATTCTCCGGCGACGGCTTTGACATCGAGCCGATCTGGCGCGCCATCAACCACACCGTCTGGCGCACGCGCTTTGCGAAGCTCGCGACCGAGCACAGGGACGAGCTGAGCGAGGCATTTCTCAAGCAGCTTGCGCTCGCGACCGAGGTCAGCGGCATCGACTATCAGGAGGCGATGTTCGCGCGCACCGCGCTGTTCCGCCGGGTGCAATCGCTGCTTGCGCGCGGGCACCTGCTGGCGATGCCGACCCTGACCCGCACCGCGCTGCCGATCGAGCAGGATTTGTTCGGCCGAATCGAGATCGACGGCGAGCATTTCGACAGCGTCCGGCCGCATTGGTTCCCCTGGACCATGCCGTTCAATATGACCGGCCATCCCGCCGTCAGCCTGCCCTGCGGCTTCGGCCGCGATGGCCTGCCGATCGGGCTGCAGCTCGTCGGCCGTTTCCGCGGCGACGCCGAATTGCTGCGCGTGAGCGCGCTGTTCGAGGCGTCGAGTGACCTTCTGTCCCGTCGGCCGGCTTGA
- a CDS encoding ABC transporter permease, giving the protein MSVFVLRRLLTLLATLVGASLIIFLVLDALPGNAAQMLMGADASPDAVRALTVKLGLDQPLAVRYLQWIKGLLSGDLGNSYVYGTPVASLIAERLVLTVPLAIMAMTVTVTLALSAGIYTAANHNKLGDVGVMSLTQVGIALPNFWFAILLVLLFSVRLQWLSAGGFAGWEDGIWLGVKSLLLPAISLAVVQAAILARVTRSAVLEVLREDFVRTARAKGLGKREVLWRHVLRNAMIPVMTVMGLQFANLLAGTIVIENVFYLPGLGRLIFQSIANRDLIVVRNCVMLLATMVVIVNFVVDVLYAFIDPRIKVHDL; this is encoded by the coding sequence ATGAGCGTCTTTGTCCTCCGACGTCTGTTGACCTTGCTGGCGACGCTGGTCGGTGCATCGCTGATCATCTTCCTGGTGCTCGATGCGCTCCCCGGCAACGCCGCGCAGATGCTGATGGGCGCCGACGCCTCGCCGGACGCGGTCCGCGCGCTCACCGTCAAGCTCGGCCTCGACCAACCGCTGGCGGTTCGCTACCTGCAATGGATCAAGGGACTGCTGTCCGGCGACCTCGGCAACTCCTATGTCTACGGCACGCCGGTCGCGAGCCTGATCGCAGAGCGGCTGGTGCTGACCGTTCCGCTCGCGATCATGGCCATGACCGTCACGGTGACGCTGGCGCTCTCCGCCGGCATCTACACTGCCGCCAACCACAACAAGCTCGGCGATGTCGGCGTGATGTCGCTGACTCAGGTCGGCATCGCGCTGCCGAACTTCTGGTTCGCGATCCTCCTGGTGCTGCTGTTCTCGGTGCGGCTGCAATGGCTCTCGGCGGGCGGCTTTGCCGGCTGGGAGGACGGCATCTGGCTGGGCGTCAAGTCACTGCTGCTGCCGGCAATCTCGCTCGCGGTGGTGCAGGCTGCGATCCTCGCGCGCGTCACGCGCTCAGCCGTGCTGGAGGTGCTGCGCGAGGACTTCGTCCGCACCGCGCGCGCAAAAGGGCTCGGCAAGCGCGAGGTGCTGTGGCGCCACGTGCTGCGCAACGCCATGATCCCCGTGATGACGGTGATGGGGCTGCAATTCGCCAATCTGCTCGCCGGCACCATCGTGATCGAGAACGTGTTCTACCTGCCGGGCCTCGGGCGGCTGATCTTCCAGTCGATCGCCAACCGCGACCTGATCGTGGTGCGCAACTGCGTGATGCTGCTGGCGACCATGGTGGTCATCGTCAATTTCGTCGTCGACGTGCTCTACGCCTTCATCGATCCCCGCATCAAGGTCCACGATCTGTGA
- a CDS encoding ABC transporter permease — MSAPMTIDAPLATRPLPGRTFWRRALRHRSFVLGATLSLLVLASALLSLVWTPWSPYEIDIASKLRPPSAAHWLGTDSFGRDIVSLLLAGARSTIMVGIIAVSIGLTFGVCLGLIASARRGWTEEIIMRFADFSFAFPAVLSAIMLAAVAGPGMVTSIVAIGIFQIPTLTRLTRGSANAIWAREFVLAARAAGKGRFRITIEHVLPNILSILIVQVTIQFALAILAEAALSYLGLGTQPPQPSWGRMLNDAQTLLFQSPMLAVYPGVAIAIAVLGLNLLGDGLRDLLDPRLARER; from the coding sequence GTGAGCGCGCCCATGACCATCGACGCGCCGCTCGCGACGCGGCCGCTGCCGGGCCGAACGTTCTGGCGTCGCGCGCTGCGCCATCGAAGCTTCGTGCTCGGCGCCACGCTGAGCCTGCTGGTGCTCGCCTCGGCGCTGCTGTCGCTGGTGTGGACGCCCTGGTCGCCCTATGAGATCGACATTGCCTCGAAGCTGCGGCCGCCGTCGGCCGCACACTGGCTCGGCACCGATTCCTTCGGCCGCGACATCGTCTCGCTGCTGCTCGCCGGCGCGCGTTCGACCATCATGGTCGGCATCATCGCGGTGAGCATCGGCCTCACCTTCGGCGTCTGCCTCGGTCTGATCGCCTCGGCGAGGCGCGGCTGGACCGAAGAGATCATCATGCGCTTCGCCGATTTCAGCTTCGCCTTTCCGGCCGTGCTGTCGGCGATCATGCTCGCCGCGGTGGCCGGGCCGGGCATGGTGACCTCGATCGTCGCGATCGGGATCTTCCAGATCCCGACCTTGACCCGGCTGACGCGCGGTTCGGCCAACGCGATCTGGGCACGCGAATTCGTGCTGGCCGCGCGCGCGGCGGGCAAGGGGCGCTTCCGCATCACGATCGAGCATGTGCTACCGAATATCCTGTCGATCCTGATCGTGCAGGTCACCATCCAGTTCGCGCTCGCCATTCTCGCCGAAGCCGCGCTGTCCTATCTCGGTCTCGGTACGCAGCCGCCGCAGCCGTCCTGGGGACGGATGCTGAACGATGCGCAGACACTGCTGTTCCAGTCGCCGATGCTCGCAGTCTATCCGGGTGTCGCAATCGCCATTGCCGTGCTCGGCCTCAATCTCCTTGGTGACGGATTGCGCGACCTGCTAGATCCCAGACTGGCGCGGGAGCGGTGA
- a CDS encoding ABC transporter ATP-binding protein, which yields MAHSATAPLIEVANLGVRLNTSRGPAQAVRGVSFALKRGETLGLVGESGCGKSVTALSLMGLLPDSAVVSGSIKLDGDELVGLSDADYCRLRGNRISMIFQEPMTALNPMHTIGNQVAEPLRRHKKYSASQARRETIALLDRVGLPDPARRVDAYPHQFSGGQRQRITIAMALACEPDLLIADEPTTALDVTIQGQILDLIADLVEERGMSMILISHDLGVIAENVQRMMVMYGGTVVESGPTDEVFRRMGHPYTQGLFRARPKLGARKGTRLKTISGTVPELADLPTGCTFSDRCPLVIDQCRAALPPMVDVGPGHFVRCIRTDVSMAERVGALTA from the coding sequence ATGGCCCATTCCGCAACGGCGCCGCTGATCGAAGTCGCCAATCTGGGCGTCCGCCTCAACACCAGCCGCGGGCCCGCGCAGGCCGTGCGCGGCGTCAGCTTCGCGCTCAAGCGCGGCGAGACGCTCGGTCTCGTCGGCGAATCCGGTTGCGGCAAGTCAGTGACGGCCTTGTCGCTGATGGGCCTGCTGCCTGATAGTGCGGTCGTCAGCGGCAGCATCAAGCTGGATGGCGACGAGCTCGTCGGGCTCTCCGATGCCGATTATTGCCGCCTGCGAGGCAACCGCATCAGCATGATCTTCCAGGAGCCGATGACCGCGCTCAACCCGATGCACACGATCGGCAACCAGGTCGCCGAGCCGCTGCGGCGTCACAAGAAATATTCGGCCTCGCAGGCGCGGCGCGAGACCATCGCCTTGCTCGACCGCGTCGGACTGCCCGATCCGGCGCGGCGGGTCGATGCCTATCCGCACCAGTTTTCCGGCGGCCAGCGCCAGCGCATCACCATCGCGATGGCGCTCGCCTGCGAGCCGGATCTGTTGATCGCGGACGAGCCGACCACCGCGCTGGACGTCACCATTCAGGGCCAGATCCTCGACCTCATCGCCGATCTCGTCGAGGAGCGCGGCATGTCGATGATCCTGATCTCGCACGATCTGGGCGTCATCGCCGAGAACGTGCAGCGCATGATGGTGATGTATGGCGGCACCGTCGTCGAAAGCGGGCCGACCGACGAGGTGTTCCGCCGCATGGGCCATCCCTATACGCAGGGCCTGTTCCGCGCCCGGCCCAAGCTCGGCGCGCGCAAGGGGACGCGGCTGAAGACGATCTCGGGCACGGTGCCGGAGCTGGCCGATCTGCCGACCGGCTGCACCTTCTCCGATCGCTGTCCGCTCGTGATCGACCAGTGCCGCGCCGCGCTGCCGCCGATGGTGGATGTCGGCCCCGGCCACTTCGTTCGCTGCATCAGAACGGACGTGTCGATGGCCGAACGCGTCGGAGCGCTGACCGCATGA
- a CDS encoding ABC transporter ATP-binding protein translates to MTAAAEPLLDVKDLVQRYTLPRESLFRPPGQVRALNGVSVQVQAGKSLGVVGESGSGKSTFARVVMALERPTSGQVALLGRDLNRISADELRRARRDFQMVFQDPYGSLDPRQTIARIVAEPLTVLEGADRTTFRDRVAAVLRQVGLRDADMEKYPHEFSGGQRQRIAIARALITQPKLIVADEPVSALDVSVQAQVLNLMQDLQEQFGLSYILISHDLAVVDYLCDEVAVMYLGRIVEQGRPEDLFERCAHPYTRALLDAVPRARAGDGRRRRGAQAIASQAAAATGCPYVSRCALADQHCREVPPELRKVGERHFAACHKSEAVMALPQAAMEG, encoded by the coding sequence ATGACCGCCGCTGCAGAGCCGCTTCTCGACGTGAAGGATCTGGTGCAGCGTTACACGCTGCCGCGCGAAAGTCTGTTCCGTCCGCCGGGGCAGGTGCGAGCCCTCAATGGCGTGAGCGTGCAGGTCCAGGCCGGCAAGAGCCTCGGCGTCGTCGGCGAGTCCGGCTCGGGCAAGTCGACCTTCGCGCGGGTCGTGATGGCGCTGGAGCGGCCGACGTCGGGCCAGGTCGCGCTGCTCGGCCGCGACCTCAACCGCATATCTGCCGACGAGCTGCGGCGTGCGCGCCGCGATTTCCAGATGGTGTTTCAGGATCCTTACGGCTCGCTCGATCCGCGCCAGACCATCGCCCGCATCGTCGCCGAGCCGCTGACCGTGCTCGAGGGCGCCGACCGCACCACGTTCCGCGACCGCGTCGCTGCGGTGCTGCGCCAGGTCGGCTTGCGCGATGCGGACATGGAGAAATATCCGCACGAATTCTCCGGCGGCCAGCGCCAGCGCATCGCCATTGCACGCGCGCTCATCACGCAGCCCAAGCTGATCGTCGCCGACGAGCCGGTCTCCGCATTGGACGTCTCCGTGCAGGCGCAGGTCTTGAACCTGATGCAGGATCTCCAGGAGCAATTCGGCCTCAGCTACATCCTGATCAGCCATGATCTCGCCGTCGTCGACTATCTCTGCGACGAGGTCGCTGTGATGTATCTCGGCCGCATCGTCGAGCAGGGGCGGCCGGAGGATCTGTTCGAGCGCTGCGCCCATCCCTATACGCGCGCGCTGCTGGATGCCGTGCCGCGGGCGCGCGCCGGCGACGGCCGGCGCAGGCGCGGCGCCCAGGCGATCGCCTCGCAAGCGGCGGCGGCGACCGGATGCCCCTATGTCTCGCGCTGTGCCCTTGCCGACCAGCATTGCCGCGAGGTTCCGCCTGAGTTACGCAAGGTGGGCGAGAGGCACTTTGCCGCCTGCCACAAGTCGGAAGCCGTGATGGCGTTGCCGCAAGCGGCCATGGAAGGTTAG